The genomic window AAGTACAATATCCTGGCGAGATAAAAGTAAATGTTATTAGAGAGATTCGCGCTGTAGATTTCGCGAAGTAGGTCATATGATGAAAAAAATTTTAATGTTGATTTTTGGAATTTCATTATTGTTTTCTAATGATGAGCTTGTGCTTGACGCTTCTAATTCATTTACTCTAACAATGCGTAAAAATCATAGAGCACCTATTAATGCGTTAATGCAAAATGCAAAAGCCGTGGTTATCTTCCCTAAAGTTACTAAAGTCGGATTGATTTTGGGGGGCATGCATGGCAATGGTATTATGGTTGTTGGAAGTCCATATAGTCCTAGTGAAATTTGGTCTGTTAGTATAGGTGGCGGAAGTATAGGGCTTCAGATAGGATATGAAAATAGCTCGCTTGTGATTTTTATACTAAAAGAGAGTATTGTTTCTGATATTAAAGATGCCAAGATAACTTTAAAAGCCGATGCTTCATTTGCATTTGGGGAGATAGGTCAAAACTACGGTAAAATTAGTGATTTTAAATTTTCAAGCAGTATATATGCTTATGCCAGTAATGATGGATTTTTTGCAGGAGCTAGCTTTGGCGGTGCCGTGATATCAAAAAGCGATACAAATGAACTTAATAAAAATTCATACGGCTACTCTTCACTACTAAATTCTTTCTCTAAATTCTAAGGATAAAATTTGCAAGAAATGTTTACATCGCTATCCACATATGGATATGCAATTTTATTTTTATACTCTCTTGGCGGAGGAATGGTGGCTATAATAGCTGCGGGAATTTTAAGCTATACTGGCAAGATGGATTTGACCACAAGCATTATTGTTGCATCCATAGCAAATGCTTTGGGTGATACTATGCTTATATATTTAAGCAGATACAATAAACATATGATAATGCCCTATTTAAAGAACCACAAGCGAAAATTAGCATTTTCTCATATACTTATGAAAAAATATGGAGATAGGATAGTTTTTATTCAAAAATTTATATATGGTGTAAAAACCTTAGTTCCTATCGCCATAGGACTTACAAAGTAT from Campylobacter sp. RM16189 includes these protein-coding regions:
- a CDS encoding DedA family protein, producing the protein MQEMFTSLSTYGYAILFLYSLGGGMVAIIAAGILSYTGKMDLTTSIIVASIANALGDTMLIYLSRYNKHMIMPYLKNHKRKLAFSHILMKKYGDRIVFIQKFIYGVKTLVPIAIGLTKYSFVKFSILNVISSIVWAVILGVGSFYMGEIFTNAISYFSSHGWIMPIVMFILFASIWMYLQKVTKKRDIRQK
- a CDS encoding lipid-binding SYLF domain-containing protein; this translates as MKKILMLIFGISLLFSNDELVLDASNSFTLTMRKNHRAPINALMQNAKAVVIFPKVTKVGLILGGMHGNGIMVVGSPYSPSEIWSVSIGGGSIGLQIGYENSSLVIFILKESIVSDIKDAKITLKADASFAFGEIGQNYGKISDFKFSSSIYAYASNDGFFAGASFGGAVISKSDTNELNKNSYGYSSLLNSFSKF